Proteins encoded in a region of the Campylobacter geochelonis genome:
- a CDS encoding YcfL family protein — protein MKKYIFSALAVLLLAGCGISPTERLAQHNVIIEDEDIMDDFDLVSVVSKTRDDGLSQAQAVLKNNTKKNQMIAYRVDWIDKDGFVKDTILSKWKVVQVEAKRDVVLNAISPSIDTVDFKIRVNYPSKDDKIRNNPAYYEYQGK, from the coding sequence ATGAAAAAATATATATTTTCAGCGTTGGCTGTTTTACTCTTAGCAGGTTGTGGTATAAGCCCAACAGAAAGGCTTGCACAGCATAATGTCATCATAGAAGATGAAGATATTATGGATGATTTTGATTTAGTAAGTGTTGTGTCAAAAACGCGCGATGATGGGCTTAGTCAGGCTCAAGCCGTGCTTAAAAATAATACAAAAAAGAACCAAATGATAGCTTACAGGGTTGATTGGATAGATAAAGATGGCTTTGTAAAAGATACCATTTTATCAAAATGGAAAGTCGTTCAAGTAGAGGCAAAACGCGATGTTGTGCTTAATGCTATTTCGCCATCAATCGACACAGTGGATTTTAAAATCAGAGTAAACTACCCAAGCAAAGATGATAAGATTAGAAATAATCCAGCTTATTATGAGTATCAAGGAAAATAA
- a CDS encoding heavy metal translocating P-type ATPase, with the protein MPKPRLTKTTEILHLSKTRLRLKVFTNLNELNKIEFLRNLENFSGIEKAKLNSKISTITLQLNEEFKLDKFISYFDKLDFDKFKASDEFLSACECFGSENPSKSQMYLASLALGLNLFSKKSKATKTLSYIACSPILLDGAKDLFEKGLTSRLLEAMAVGVSLARNDFIAANSTNTMLALGEYIEESTVHKSDDLIKELAKPNIEEAWIEVKEKGKVTEIKTLAKDIKVGDIVIVGAGDTIAIDGHIVDGEALVNQVSMTGEAVSVKKSRGDRVMSGTIVEEGRIRVWAEHVGADTATQKIKHYITATLNEKSKIGLKATKLADKLVPITFGLAGVSYAINKSMMNVASVLQADYSCALKLPTPVAFKSSISKAGKNGILIKGAKPLENLASADTFVFDKTGTLTYGNLEVVEVHSFNPKFSEDDLLNLTASAEEHYFHPVAEAIVEAAKERGFVHMHHDEVEFIVAHGVKTHVNKKQVIIGSRHFLEDDEKISFVGFEEKIKKSIKNGLALLYVAYGGELLGTIGMSDRVRENAKDTLVRLKKLGAKELIMLTGDVKEKADEIAKELGIDTVFSGMLPTGKAAILEKLKKDGRKIVFVGDGINDAPSLMQADVGISMHRGADIAKATADISLLVDDICAVGDVKELANKTMDLVERNFNITAAINSAILLGATAGFLSPTATAFLHNGTTIGLLTNSANGVNVFKKKR; encoded by the coding sequence ATGCCAAAGCCGAGATTGACGAAAACAACTGAAATTCTACACCTTAGCAAAACAAGGCTTAGACTTAAAGTTTTTACAAATCTTAATGAGCTTAACAAGATAGAGTTTTTAAGGAATTTAGAGAATTTTTCTGGTATAGAAAAAGCAAAACTAAATTCTAAAATCTCTACCATAACTCTTCAGTTAAATGAAGAATTTAAGCTAGATAAATTTATAAGCTATTTTGATAAGCTAGATTTTGATAAATTTAAAGCTAGTGATGAGTTTTTAAGTGCTTGTGAGTGTTTTGGTAGCGAAAATCCTTCAAAATCACAAATGTACTTAGCAAGTCTTGCTCTTGGGCTAAATTTATTTAGCAAAAAAAGCAAAGCAACAAAAACGCTAAGCTATATTGCTTGCTCGCCCATACTTTTAGATGGCGCAAAAGATCTGTTTGAAAAGGGTCTTACTTCAAGACTTCTTGAAGCAATGGCGGTTGGGGTTTCGTTAGCTAGAAATGATTTTATCGCGGCAAATAGCACAAACACAATGCTTGCTCTTGGAGAATACATCGAAGAAAGTACTGTGCATAAAAGCGATGATTTAATCAAAGAGCTAGCCAAACCAAACATTGAAGAGGCTTGGATAGAGGTTAAAGAAAAAGGCAAAGTAACAGAGATAAAAACTCTGGCTAAAGATATAAAAGTGGGCGATATAGTCATCGTTGGCGCTGGTGATACTATAGCCATAGATGGGCATATAGTCGATGGTGAGGCGCTAGTAAATCAAGTAAGCATGACAGGCGAGGCGGTTTCTGTTAAAAAATCACGAGGCGATCGCGTCATGAGTGGAACTATCGTTGAAGAGGGGCGCATTCGAGTCTGGGCAGAACACGTTGGCGCAGATACCGCAACTCAAAAGATAAAACACTACATAACAGCAACTCTTAATGAAAAGTCAAAAATAGGACTAAAAGCAACAAAGCTAGCTGATAAGCTCGTGCCTATAACATTTGGACTTGCTGGAGTAAGTTATGCGATAAATAAAAGTATGATGAATGTCGCTTCTGTTTTACAAGCTGATTATTCATGCGCACTTAAGCTTCCAACTCCAGTTGCTTTTAAATCTAGCATTTCAAAAGCTGGAAAAAATGGAATCCTTATAAAAGGCGCAAAACCGCTTGAAAATTTAGCAAGCGCGGATACTTTTGTTTTCGATAAGACTGGAACTTTGACTTATGGAAATTTAGAAGTGGTTGAAGTGCACTCTTTTAACCCTAAATTTAGTGAAGATGACTTGCTAAATTTAACAGCAAGTGCTGAAGAGCATTATTTTCATCCAGTAGCCGAAGCTATAGTCGAAGCTGCTAAAGAGCGCGGGTTTGTGCATATGCACCACGATGAGGTTGAGTTTATCGTCGCACATGGAGTTAAAACTCATGTTAATAAAAAGCAAGTTATCATCGGCTCAAGACACTTTTTAGAAGATGATGAAAAAATTTCTTTTGTTGGATTTGAAGAAAAGATTAAAAAATCGATTAAAAATGGTCTAGCTTTACTTTATGTTGCGTATGGCGGAGAGCTTTTAGGAACTATTGGGATGTCTGATAGAGTTAGAGAAAATGCAAAAGATACGCTAGTTCGCCTTAAAAAACTTGGTGCAAAAGAGCTTATCATGCTAACTGGCGATGTCAAAGAAAAAGCAGATGAGATAGCAAAAGAGCTAGGCATTGATACGGTTTTTAGTGGGATGCTTCCAACTGGAAAGGCTGCGATTTTAGAAAAGCTTAAAAAAGATGGTAGAAAAATCGTTTTTGTTGGAGATGGGATAAATGACGCTCCAAGCTTAATGCAAGCTGATGTTGGTATAAGTATGCATAGAGGTGCCGATATAGCAAAGGCAACTGCTGATATATCACTTTTGGTTGATGATATTTGCGCAGTTGGCGATGTAAAAGAGCTAGCTAACAAGACTATGGATTTGGTTGAGCGAAACTTTAACATAACAGCGGCTATAAACAGTGCTATTTTACTAGGTGCTACTGCTGGGTTTTTAAGCCCAACAGCTACAGCGTTTTTGCATAATGGCACGACAATCGGGCTTTTGACAAACTCTGCAAATGGAGTAAACGTTTTTAAAAAGAAAAGATAG
- a CDS encoding HMA2 domain-containing protein, translated as MTELQNSEILEFAKYFSPISHTKGRLRVRVSPKIKELKSNIDESKIHSRIKNIKGIKELKTNLLVGSITIFYDHEVFPMRLWNDFLNGQNTDELREYLNLKAKEIV; from the coding sequence ATGACAGAGTTGCAAAACAGTGAAATTTTAGAATTTGCGAAGTATTTTTCGCCAATCAGCCACACAAAAGGTAGACTTAGAGTTAGAGTAAGCCCTAAAATAAAGGAGCTAAAAAGCAATATCGATGAATCAAAAATTCACTCAAGGATAAAAAATATAAAAGGTATAAAAGAGCTAAAGACAAATTTACTTGTTGGCTCGATTACTATTTTTTACGACCATGAAGTTTTTCCGATGAGACTTTGGAATGACTTTTTAAATGGGCAAAATACTGATGAGCTAAGAGAGTATTTAAATCTAAAAGCAAAGGAGATAGTATGA
- a CDS encoding thiamine phosphate synthase, giving the protein MAKVVAILNLALCDKQVALKIEKLCEARVWAIVCRAKELKEDEYERLFLEIREVCSKFGVKLFCHNFIDVALNLEHKDVWLPLEILKKNSSNLAKFKNITASIHSVDEAKIALSLGANALCVSHIFPTYCKNTPPKGTKLITSVREVFDGEIYALGGINQLNFKNALNAGANAVCVMSSAMKCDDESDFLAKFI; this is encoded by the coding sequence ATGGCTAAAGTTGTAGCGATTTTAAATTTAGCGTTGTGTGATAAGCAGGTGGCGTTAAAGATAGAAAAGCTTTGCGAAGCAAGAGTTTGGGCGATAGTTTGTAGGGCAAAAGAGCTAAAAGAAGATGAGTATGAGAGGCTTTTTTTAGAGATTAGAGAAGTTTGTTCTAAATTTGGCGTGAAGCTTTTTTGTCATAATTTTATAGATGTAGCGCTAAATTTAGAACATAAAGATGTATGGCTACCGCTTGAAATTTTAAAGAAAAATAGCTCAAATTTGGCTAAATTTAAAAATATAACAGCCTCTATTCATAGCGTAGATGAGGCAAAGATTGCTCTTAGCTTGGGCGCAAATGCACTTTGTGTGAGCCATATATTTCCCACATATTGTAAAAATACACCGCCAAAAGGAACTAAGCTAATAACTAGCGTTAGAGAAGTTTTTGATGGAGAGATTTACGCACTTGGTGGGATAAATCAGCTAAATTTTAAAAATGCATTAAACGCTGGAGCAAACGCTGTTTGCGTGATGAGTAGTGCGATGAAGTGCGATGATGAGAGTGATTTTTTAGCTAAATTTATATAA
- a CDS encoding COG3014 family protein, which produces MKNIIFTILLALFFSGCAAISGYESDIQSYNQQILQRDCGFDDDKKAIENGNDVLYVALKAGMRARICKEYELSNNFFDIAESRYKNDVDLKSFFASIGDGVSGTFLNSNSLDYDGRFYERIMINVYKALNFMALGKFDYARVELNRALNRQERAKEYYVDEILKAQNLLNDKAKSRNQIGFSDSQISKLSNIYTQNIQAIYPNFINPFATYLSGLFFMLENDKKGYELLKESLEMQPSNLAIKQDIKFAKSGKKEPQIWLIYENGQSAGLKEEVFHIPLFLFSDEVYHAGIALPVLTSPKQSYMNLELNGQKTSQVADMNAIIQTEFAKISPILIRKEILRALFKSALQYSASQISQRRCDSYGRCYDDLNPLAMLFGIYSAITTKADIRYIPTMPSNFQSVRVPNLGNAMIKDDNGAVLLNLQTDKNKNTIIYLKSLTKGFFEFDKIEF; this is translated from the coding sequence ATGAAAAATATAATATTTACAATACTTTTAGCACTATTTTTTAGCGGTTGTGCTGCAATATCTGGCTATGAAAGCGATATTCAAAGCTACAACCAGCAAATTTTGCAAAGAGATTGCGGCTTTGATGATGATAAAAAAGCTATAGAAAATGGCAATGATGTCTTATATGTGGCGTTAAAAGCTGGTATGAGAGCTAGAATTTGCAAAGAGTATGAACTAAGTAACAACTTTTTTGATATCGCAGAGAGCAGATATAAAAATGATGTTGATTTAAAAAGCTTCTTTGCCTCCATTGGCGATGGGGTTAGTGGAACTTTTTTAAACAGCAATTCACTTGATTATGATGGCAGATTTTATGAACGGATTATGATAAATGTTTATAAGGCTTTAAATTTTATGGCTTTAGGCAAATTTGATTATGCTAGAGTTGAGTTAAATAGAGCGTTAAACCGCCAAGAAAGGGCAAAAGAGTATTACGTAGATGAAATTTTAAAAGCACAAAATCTTTTAAATGATAAAGCAAAGTCAAGAAACCAAATCGGCTTTAGCGACTCGCAAATTTCTAAACTTTCAAACATATACACGCAAAATATACAAGCAATTTATCCAAATTTCATTAATCCCTTTGCAACCTATCTTTCTGGGCTATTTTTTATGCTAGAAAATGACAAAAAAGGCTATGAGCTTTTAAAAGAGAGCTTAGAGATGCAACCATCAAATTTAGCCATCAAACAAGATATTAAATTTGCAAAAAGTGGGAAAAAAGAGCCTCAAATTTGGCTTATTTATGAAAATGGGCAAAGCGCTGGACTTAAAGAAGAGGTATTTCACATACCGCTTTTTTTATTTAGTGATGAAGTTTATCACGCAGGCATCGCTTTGCCGGTATTAACTAGCCCAAAACAAAGCTATATGAATTTAGAACTAAATGGGCAAAAAACATCGCAAGTTGCCGATATGAATGCCATAATCCAAACTGAATTTGCTAAAATTTCACCGATTTTGATAAGAAAAGAAATTTTAAGAGCGCTGTTTAAATCCGCTCTTCAATACTCAGCCTCGCAAATATCGCAAAGAAGATGTGATAGCTATGGAAGATGCTATGATGATCTAAATCCTTTGGCTATGCTTTTTGGTATCTACTCAGCTATAACGACAAAAGCCGATATCCGCTACATACCGACAATGCCATCAAATTTCCAAAGCGTGCGAGTGCCAAATTTAGGTAATGCTATGATAAAAGATGATAACGGAGCGGTTTTGCTAAATTTACAAACGGATAAAAACAAAAACACAATCATTTATCTTAAATCATTAACCAAGGGTTTTTTCGAGTTTGATAAAATAGAATTTTAA
- a CDS encoding heavy metal translocating P-type ATPase produces the protein MLNNITIKSQTKTRIRLKSKNFNKAQIRLISSILAKENLAFRINEKCHSVIINFNPKNISINEILAIFKAFDAPKIEQKTVRNRTLEKKELSKPACEVCSSCKISTPIPWKRRLLEFAVLSVFAAYVFIKESILGVAVASTPLSLVGIVSLVAAIPLFKESLDDVKNRRFTLQTFMTFSLLLAIFGSQATAAFEIIYILRGSMLFEDYTAEKSKREIRNLIKNDVKKAYKLEGDLEIETDLSLIKPGDILACRSGEKIPVDGLIVSGQALIDESIINGRSEAETKTKNDEVFANTFIEKGRILVEVRAKDDETYIGRVIKEVEKSLSVKSDGEIAAQKLAARTLKLGSLLTVLTFGLTGSFARAFAVMIVMSCPCSTVLAASSAVSAGIARGAKEGILIKGGKYLEAVSDSDVFCFDKTGTLTTKEPEITDIITKFDEKTLFSLAYMLERRNTHPLAVAICKKAQELGISANFKASSEVLAGLGVSGEHDGAKILIGNAKLLREYKVDILEYQKDLARLLDEGKSVVFVAKDGKAIGVIGFKHKVRENTQDMLKMLRKRGVKHLVLLSGDETKVASAFAREYGFDEVYADLMPQDKAEIIRNLRKKYNKIVMIGDGINDTLALSLADVGISFASGGSEAAIEVSNIAITHSHPLDVVNLYDISKLSLKTVNQNYYIGMGTNILGVALAAVGLLTPVLAGTVHLAHTAGIILNSSKISLKKEIGLNAKDDRVAKQ, from the coding sequence ATGTTAAATAATATCACCATTAAAAGCCAGACAAAAACTCGTATCAGACTTAAGTCAAAGAACTTTAACAAAGCGCAGATAAGGCTGATTTCATCTATTTTAGCTAAAGAAAATTTAGCCTTTAGGATAAATGAAAAATGCCACTCAGTTATCATAAATTTTAACCCTAAAAACATAAGCATAAACGAAATTCTAGCTATTTTCAAAGCTTTTGACGCTCCTAAAATAGAGCAAAAAACTGTGAGAAACAGAACTTTAGAGAAAAAAGAGCTTTCAAAGCCAGCTTGCGAAGTTTGTAGCAGCTGTAAAATCTCAACGCCCATTCCTTGGAAAAGGCGTCTTTTAGAGTTTGCTGTACTTAGCGTTTTTGCGGCGTATGTTTTTATAAAAGAGAGCATTTTAGGAGTTGCGGTTGCTTCAACCCCACTTTCGCTTGTTGGCATCGTCTCTTTAGTAGCTGCAATTCCACTTTTTAAAGAGAGTTTAGATGATGTTAAAAACAGGCGCTTTACGCTTCAAACTTTCATGACATTTTCGCTTCTTTTAGCTATCTTTGGCTCGCAAGCAACGGCGGCTTTTGAGATTATTTATATACTTCGTGGAAGTATGCTTTTTGAGGATTATACGGCTGAAAAGTCAAAAAGAGAGATTAGAAATTTAATCAAAAATGATGTTAAAAAAGCGTATAAATTAGAAGGCGATTTAGAAATCGAAACTGACTTAAGCTTGATAAAGCCAGGCGATATTTTAGCTTGTAGAAGTGGCGAGAAAATCCCAGTAGATGGGCTTATCGTAAGTGGACAGGCGCTGATTGATGAGAGTATTATAAATGGTAGAAGCGAAGCTGAGACTAAGACAAAAAATGATGAAGTTTTTGCAAATACATTTATAGAAAAAGGTAGAATCTTAGTCGAAGTTAGAGCAAAAGATGATGAGACTTATATCGGGCGAGTTATAAAAGAGGTAGAAAAGTCTTTGTCTGTAAAATCAGACGGCGAAATCGCAGCACAAAAACTAGCCGCAAGAACGCTTAAACTAGGCAGTTTGTTAACTGTTTTAACATTTGGATTAACTGGTTCTTTTGCAAGAGCGTTTGCGGTTATGATAGTGATGTCTTGCCCTTGTTCGACTGTTTTAGCAGCAAGTTCTGCAGTAAGTGCAGGTATTGCAAGGGGAGCAAAAGAGGGAATTTTAATCAAAGGTGGAAAATACCTTGAAGCAGTGAGCGATAGCGATGTTTTCTGCTTTGATAAGACTGGAACTTTAACAACAAAAGAGCCAGAAATCACAGATATTATAACAAAATTTGATGAAAAGACCCTATTTTCTCTTGCTTATATGCTAGAAAGAAGAAACACTCATCCACTAGCTGTTGCGATATGTAAAAAAGCTCAAGAGCTTGGTATAAGCGCTAACTTTAAAGCAAGCTCAGAAGTTTTAGCTGGTCTTGGAGTAAGTGGCGAGCATGATGGCGCTAAGATTTTAATCGGCAATGCAAAGCTTTTAAGAGAGTATAAAGTAGATATTTTAGAGTATCAAAAGGATTTGGCTAGATTATTAGATGAGGGCAAAAGCGTTGTTTTTGTTGCAAAAGATGGAAAGGCTATAGGCGTAATCGGCTTTAAACATAAAGTTAGAGAAAATACTCAAGATATGCTAAAAATGCTTAGAAAAAGAGGGGTAAAGCATCTAGTTTTACTAAGTGGCGATGAGACAAAAGTCGCTAGTGCTTTTGCTAGAGAGTATGGATTTGATGAGGTTTATGCAGATTTAATGCCACAAGATAAAGCTGAGATTATAAGAAATTTACGTAAAAAATATAACAAAATCGTCATGATAGGCGATGGGATAAATGACACCTTAGCGCTTAGCTTAGCTGATGTTGGAATTTCTTTTGCAAGTGGTGGAAGTGAGGCAGCTATAGAGGTTTCAAATATCGCTATAACTCACTCTCATCCGCTAGATGTGGTAAATTTATACGATATTAGCAAGCTTAGTTTAAAGACTGTAAATCAAAATTATTATATAGGTATGGGGACAAACATTCTTGGTGTAGCACTCGCTGCGGTTGGGCTTTTAACGCCAGTTCTAGCAGGAACAGTTCATCTTGCTCACACAGCAGGGATTATACTAAACTCATCAAAAATTAGCTTAAAAAAAGAGATAGGATTAAACGCAAAAGATGACAGAGTTGCAAAACAGTGA
- a CDS encoding YtxH domain-containing protein, producing MSNPYIKDKNFAEAVESFYKQNEQNKNSLDNKQVDTPNQANSANNTNAFNGTNPNSQNGVISQLFGSNLNTNDFLKGLLIGAAATYLLTNEKAQSAIFKAIAKGSEMFQAGLEEMKERFEDAKAEIDENN from the coding sequence ATGAGTAACCCATACATAAAAGATAAAAATTTCGCCGAAGCTGTTGAGAGCTTTTATAAACAAAATGAGCAAAATAAAAATAGTTTGGATAATAAACAAGTAGATACGCCAAATCAAGCAAATTCTGCTAATAACACAAACGCGTTTAATGGAACAAATCCAAATTCTCAAAATGGCGTTATCTCGCAGCTTTTTGGCTCAAATTTAAATACAAATGATTTCTTAAAAGGTCTTTTAATCGGAGCTGCTGCGACTTATCTTTTAACAAATGAAAAAGCACAAAGCGCTATTTTTAAAGCTATAGCAAAAGGCTCTGAGATGTTTCAAGCAGGACTTGAAGAGATGAAAGAAAGATTTGAAGATGCCAAAGCCGAGATTGACGAAAACAACTGA
- a CDS encoding thiazole synthase: protein MKDSFILGDKEFSSRFILGSGKFDPSLIDACIKEANTQIITLALRRVGESRVENILNYIPKNITILPNTSGARNADEAVRIARLSRELGCGDFIKLEVIRDSKYLFPDNNETLKATETLAKEGFVVLAYMYPDLNFARDLVNAGVASVMPLASPIGSNQGLVMKRMIEILVSEIKTPIIVDAGIGRPSQACEAMEMGCAAVMANTAIATSSDIVMMARAFKNAIVAGREGYLAGFGSVKSKASASSPLTGFLRD, encoded by the coding sequence ATGAAAGATAGTTTTATACTAGGGGATAAAGAGTTTAGTTCGCGGTTTATTTTAGGTTCTGGCAAGTTTGATCCAAGCCTAATCGATGCGTGTATAAAAGAAGCCAACACGCAAATCATCACTCTAGCGCTTAGAAGAGTTGGCGAAAGCAGGGTGGAAAATATCTTAAACTACATACCAAAAAACATCACGATTTTACCAAATACAAGTGGCGCAAGAAACGCTGATGAGGCGGTTCGCATAGCAAGACTTTCAAGAGAGCTAGGCTGTGGTGACTTTATAAAACTTGAAGTGATAAGAGATAGCAAATATCTTTTTCCAGATAACAACGAAACGCTAAAAGCGACTGAAACTCTAGCTAAAGAGGGCTTTGTGGTGCTAGCTTATATGTATCCAGATTTAAATTTCGCAAGGGATTTAGTAAATGCTGGAGTTGCTTCGGTTATGCCGCTAGCTTCGCCGATTGGGAGCAATCAAGGCCTAGTTATGAAAAGAATGATAGAGATTTTAGTAAGCGAGATAAAAACTCCAATCATCGTTGATGCAGGTATCGGACGTCCATCTCAAGCGTGTGAGGCGATGGAGATGGGATGTGCGGCTGTGATGGCAAATACTGCTATTGCTACATCAAGCGATATAGTTATGATGGCAAGAGCGTTTAAAAATGCCATTGTAGCTGGAAGAGAGGGCTATCTTGCTGGTTTTGGAAGTGTAAAAAGCAAAGCAAGCGCTAGCTCGCCACTAACTGGCTTTTTAAGGGATTAG
- the thiH gene encoding 2-iminoacetate synthase ThiH, translating to MAYLEGMQDIGSEIMDEVLAARAEFDYAKFSKFDVLKAIEKDELSVRDFGALLSPAAAEFIEDMAQIAQAKTRAKFGNNINIFTPLYISNHCDNHCVYCGFSLHNNIKRAKLDESQLRVELENIKKTNLEEILILTGESQRSSVEYIGKSCKIAREYFKVIGVEIYPLNVDEYAYLHECGVDYVNVYQETYNLEKYKKIHLQGTKRVFPYRFNAQERALMGGMRGVCFAALLGLDDFRKDAFATGLHAHLISQKYPHAEIGLSCPRLRPIINNSRINPRDVHEKELLQVIMAYRLFMPFASITVSTRERAGFRDNAIKIAATKLSAGVSVGIGGHSEKTGDDQFEIDDIRSVDEVCKSVKDSGFYPLMSEYIYV from the coding sequence ATGGCATATCTTGAGGGTATGCAAGATATTGGTAGTGAGATTATGGATGAGGTTTTAGCCGCTCGCGCTGAGTTTGACTATGCTAAATTTAGCAAATTTGATGTTTTAAAAGCTATTGAAAAAGATGAGTTGAGTGTGCGTGATTTTGGAGCTCTTTTAAGCCCAGCAGCAGCTGAGTTTATCGAAGATATGGCACAAATCGCTCAAGCCAAAACAAGAGCTAAATTTGGAAATAATATCAACATTTTTACTCCACTTTACATCTCAAACCACTGTGATAACCACTGCGTTTACTGTGGATTTAGTTTGCACAATAACATAAAAAGAGCAAAGCTAGATGAGAGTCAGCTTAGGGTTGAGTTAGAAAACATTAAAAAGACAAATTTAGAAGAGATTTTAATCCTAACTGGCGAGAGCCAACGCTCAAGCGTTGAATATATCGGCAAGTCTTGCAAAATCGCAAGAGAGTATTTTAAAGTAATCGGAGTAGAAATTTATCCGCTAAATGTCGATGAATACGCGTATTTGCACGAGTGTGGGGTTGATTATGTAAATGTCTATCAAGAAACTTATAATCTAGAAAAATATAAAAAAATCCACCTTCAAGGCACAAAAAGAGTCTTCCCATACCGCTTTAACGCTCAAGAAAGAGCGCTAATGGGCGGAATGCGAGGGGTTTGTTTTGCTGCTTTGCTTGGGCTTGATGATTTTAGAAAAGATGCCTTTGCGACTGGACTTCACGCACATTTGATATCACAAAAATACCCTCACGCAGAAATCGGACTATCCTGTCCGCGCCTAAGACCGATTATAAACAACTCTAGGATTAACCCACGCGATGTGCATGAAAAAGAGCTTTTACAAGTGATTATGGCTTATCGCCTTTTTATGCCGTTTGCTAGCATTACGGTTTCAACTCGCGAAAGAGCTGGTTTTAGAGATAATGCTATCAAAATCGCAGCCACAAAACTCTCAGCTGGAGTTAGCGTAGGTATCGGTGGACATAGTGAAAAAACTGGCGATGATCAGTTTGAAATCGATGATATAAGAAGCGTTGATGAAGTATGCAAAAGCGTGAAAGATAGCGGTTTTTACCCACTTATGAGCGAGTATATCTATGTCTAA
- the lpoB gene encoding penicillin-binding protein activator LpoB, with translation MKNIVKISTLLAALLFAGCTPKTQYIDGGIPAGENEYMSMGIDSADFEKAATDAVTSLLRSGALNRPGGGRYVIAMGSMVNDTTQLIDTDLLTKKIRIELLNSGKAVVTTAVSSNGAEDDMTFIARDLRENDEFKQDTVAKKGTLYAPDMSLSGKIIQRNAGIDKKRQIVDYYFQLTLTDIKSGLAFWENESKISKIGSNKSVIW, from the coding sequence ATGAAAAATATAGTTAAAATTTCAACACTTTTAGCAGCTTTGCTTTTTGCAGGTTGCACTCCAAAAACGCAGTATATAGATGGTGGCATTCCAGCAGGCGAAAATGAGTATATGAGCATGGGGATTGACAGTGCTGACTTTGAAAAAGCAGCGACAGATGCCGTTACAAGTTTGCTTAGAAGTGGCGCGCTAAACCGCCCTGGTGGTGGCAGATACGTTATCGCTATGGGTTCAATGGTAAATGATACAACTCAGCTAATCGACACAGACTTGCTTACTAAAAAGATTAGAATCGAGCTTTTAAACTCTGGAAAAGCCGTCGTAACAACAGCAGTTAGCTCAAATGGAGCAGAAGATGATATGACATTTATCGCTAGGGATTTGCGAGAAAACGATGAGTTTAAGCAAGATACTGTCGCAAAAAAAGGAACTCTTTATGCTCCAGATATGAGTTTAAGCGGAAAGATTATACAAAGAAATGCTGGGATTGATAAGAAAAGGCAAATTGTTGATTACTACTTCCAGCTAACTCTAACTGATATAAAAAGCGGGCTTGCATTTTGGGAAAATGAGAGCAAAATCTCAAAAATCGGCTCAAACAAAAGCGTTATTTGGTAA
- the thiF gene encoding sulfur carrier protein ThiS adenylyltransferase ThiF, which translates to MVVESKMLNLEKQLKQTDLNSRNPKDVNQAVKNARVAILGLGGLGSNIAVMLARVGVANLLLIDFDTIEASNLNRQIYTTEDIGKLKTQALKEHILKINPFVNATTLNLVLNRQNLDEILKDESIICEAFDKADTKAMIAEFASKNLDKTFVMGSGMSGYESSNLVKTTKFGLNIYICGDKKSDMSIGIMAPRVMMCAAHQANMILRIIMKEFKA; encoded by the coding sequence GTGGTGGTTGAAAGTAAAATGCTAAATTTAGAAAAGCAGTTAAAACAAACAGATCTAAACTCAAGAAATCCAAAAGATGTAAATCAAGCGGTTAAAAACGCAAGAGTTGCCATACTTGGACTTGGTGGGCTTGGCTCAAATATCGCTGTTATGCTAGCTCGCGTTGGAGTGGCAAATTTGCTTTTAATTGATTTTGATACAATCGAAGCAAGCAACCTAAACCGCCAAATTTATACAACTGAAGATATCGGCAAGCTAAAAACGCAAGCGCTTAAAGAGCATATTTTAAAAATAAATCCTTTTGTAAATGCAACGACGCTAAATTTAGTCTTAAACAGGCAAAATTTAGATGAAATTTTAAAAGATGAGAGTATTATTTGCGAAGCGTTTGATAAAGCTGATACAAAGGCGATGATAGCAGAATTTGCGTCAAAAAATTTAGATAAAACTTTTGTTATGGGTTCTGGAATGTCTGGATATGAGAGTTCAAATTTGGTTAAAACTACTAAATTTGGCTTAAATATATATATCTGTGGCGATAAGAAAAGTGATATGAGTATCGGCATAATGGCGCCTCGTGTGATGATGTGCGCAGCTCATCAAGCAAATATGATTTTGCGAATTATCATGAAAGAATTTAAAGCTTAA